The proteins below are encoded in one region of Clostridia bacterium:
- a CDS encoding RNA polymerase sigma factor — MRTPDDGIEQYRAAVTRYLRYLVRDASDADDLTQEAFLRAHQQRGALRDVAAMESWLYQIATHAAIDRMRQRVRSSRREIAEPVEDLPLTDQKQTSPLAIVQQAEMSACVQRYVAKLSDMYKAVLLLHDADGLTGNEIARLLQVPLSTVKMRLHRARRKLQAALNEGCDFERDGRGVFVCEPKPDR, encoded by the coding sequence GTGCGAACACCGGATGATGGAATCGAGCAGTACCGTGCGGCCGTGACTCGGTACCTGCGTTATCTGGTTCGCGACGCCTCCGATGCCGACGACCTGACACAAGAGGCCTTCCTGCGCGCACACCAGCAACGAGGCGCATTGCGAGATGTGGCAGCAATGGAGAGCTGGCTGTACCAGATTGCGACGCACGCCGCCATCGACCGGATGCGGCAGCGTGTACGATCCTCTCGGCGGGAGATAGCCGAACCCGTCGAAGACCTGCCCCTTACTGACCAGAAGCAAACATCCCCACTAGCGATCGTGCAGCAAGCGGAGATGAGCGCCTGCGTGCAACGCTACGTGGCCAAGCTCTCGGACATGTACAAGGCGGTGCTGCTACTGCACGATGCTGACGGTTTGACCGGCAACGAAATCGCGCGCCTGTTGCAGGTTCCGCTTTCCACGGTGAAGATGCGGCTCCACCGTGCGCGTCGGAAATTGCAGGCCGCATTGAATGAAGGCTGCGACTTTGAACGTGACGGACGCGGCGTTTTCGTGTGCGAACCAAAACCTGACCGGTGA
- a CDS encoding ATP-binding cassette domain-containing protein: MLPLATVAKPSRTKRQKALELLERVGLADKANRLPNQLSGGEQGRVAIARALVNEPPVLLADEPTGTLDSQTGGEIIRIFRKLNENGQTIFMVTHNPDNARVAHRTLLIRDGRLEPPTISPPVQQTLSGQESYV, from the coding sequence ATGCTCCCTCTCGCCACCGTCGCGAAGCCGAGCCGCACCAAACGCCAGAAGGCACTTGAGCTCTTGGAACGTGTTGGTCTTGCAGACAAGGCGAACAGGCTGCCCAACCAATTATCGGGAGGAGAGCAAGGCAGAGTGGCGATTGCACGCGCACTCGTGAACGAACCGCCTGTGCTCTTAGCAGACGAGCCGACCGGAACTCTCGACAGTCAAACGGGTGGCGAGATTATTCGTATCTTCCGTAAGCTGAACGAGAATGGACAAACGATCTTCATGGTCACCCACAATCCGGACAATGCACGAGTGGCCCACCGAACACTCTTGATCCGAGACGGACGGTTAGAGCCTCCAACGATTTCACCGCCCGTCCAGCAAACGCTTTCAGGACAGGAGTCATACGTATGA
- a CDS encoding tetratricopeptide repeat protein has product MSRRTQAQATPPQGYWSASQAYILAVITLVVGFAAGYFFHGSGQTVTPISSSTPQVAMPPSQDAMVTPLLRQLEAMPRDPALLAQIGNTYYDAKDYANAIEYYRRSLENKPDSVDVRTDMGTAMWYSGDPDGALREFEKSLQYQPNHGHTLFNRGIVRWQGKNDVQGALASWNQLLASNPGYPERQKVEQLIRQLKSEGS; this is encoded by the coding sequence ATGAGTCGCCGCACGCAAGCTCAAGCCACCCCGCCACAGGGATACTGGTCAGCCAGTCAAGCCTACATCCTCGCCGTGATTACGCTAGTGGTCGGCTTCGCGGCGGGTTACTTCTTTCACGGGTCTGGACAGACTGTCACACCAATTTCCAGCTCAACTCCGCAAGTAGCGATGCCACCTTCACAGGACGCGATGGTCACGCCCCTGCTACGCCAACTTGAAGCGATGCCTCGCGACCCAGCATTACTAGCCCAGATCGGTAACACGTACTACGACGCGAAGGACTATGCCAACGCCATTGAATACTACCGACGGTCGCTTGAGAATAAGCCCGACAGCGTCGACGTCAGAACAGACATGGGTACTGCGATGTGGTACTCGGGCGATCCTGACGGCGCACTCCGTGAATTCGAGAAGTCGCTTCAATACCAGCCGAATCACGGCCACACCCTGTTCAACAGGGGTATCGTGAGATGGCAAGGTAAAAACGATGTTCAGGGAGCATTGGCAAGCTGGAACCAGTTGCTGGCATCAAACCCAGGTTATCCTGAACGTCAGAAAGTCGAGCAGTTGATTCGGCAGCTCAAATCGGAAGGATCCTAA